The nucleotide sequence CCTGGGTTTCGGATATTGATCAAAATTAACCTCTCCTTGTCCAAAAGTATTGTCACTGGTCTGCACCTCAGGGTCATAACCTTGATATTTTGTGCTAACAAAGAAGTTTTGTGCAGAAGTATATACCTTAAGCCTATTGAGTTTTATTTTTTCGGTCATTTCGGAAGGAAAATTGTAACCCAACAAAAGGTTTCTGCCCCTAATAAAAGACCCATCCTGAATCATATGGGAGGTGTCCAAGTTATCATAACCTGCCGATACAGGTCTCCACTGGGCAATTGGTGTATCCTGATTATCAGGGGTCCAACCGTTTAAGACAGTGGATAAGCTATTTGCAATACCTTGGCGATTTTCCTGCGGACGCGTGGTAATATACATGATATCATTACCATACTGGAATTGCAGATCCACCAACAATTCAAAATTCTTATAACGGAAGGTATTGATAAAACTACCGTAGCCGTCCGGTATACCTTTCCCTATAATTGTACGGTCTGCCTGATTGATGACACCATCGTTATTTCTGTCCTCTATTTTTACATCCCCTGGCAACCTGAAATACTTTGCGGCTTCAGCTTCCTCATCGGTACCCCAAGTTCCAAGGTGAACCAATCCAAAGAATGAACCTACAGGTTCCCCTTCCCTAATTATAGTACGGCTAGAGAATATATCACTACCCCCGGAAAGGGCTACCACTTTATTCTTGTTCATGGCGATATTAAAATCGGTTTCCCATGAGAAATCAGTATTTATTATATTCTTGGTATTCAAGGAAAATTCGAATCCTTTATTTTCCATACTACCTATATTACGAAATACCGAAGCATAGCCACTACTTGTTGGTACCGGAGAATTTAAAAGCATATCCGTGGTCAACTTTCTATAGACATCTGCCTCCATGGAAACCCTTCCATTAAAAAGACCCAACTCTATCCCGGCATCTACCTGTTCTGTTTTTTCCCATTGTAAGTTAGGATTGGCCAACCTGTCTATCCCAATACCATTTACTATAGAATTATTAACTACATAAGCGTAGTTTCCAAGACCTGAAAGTGCACCGTATGCCGGAATTTCCGAGTTACCTGTAACACCATAACTAGTACGTAATTTAAGGTTTGAAATTAAAGAAGATTCCCTCATGAAATTTTCCTCGGAGACTTTCCAAGCCAATGCTGCAGAAGGAAAGAACGCATATTTATTGGTAGCTCCAAACTTTGAGGATCCATCTACACGCCCTGTAACCGTAAGTAAATATTTATTTAACAAGCCGTAGTTGATTCTTCCAAAATAAGAATTAAGACCATAAGCATAAGCGCTTGAACTTGGCGTACGTACAACAGACCCCGCTCCCAAATTATCATAACTAAAAAAATCATCTGAAAAATTTTGAGAACCGGCACTAAAACTGGAACTGTTTACATGTTGCCAAGAAATACCCAATAAACCAGTTAGTGAATGAATTTCTGCAATCTCCTTCTGATATGTCAAATAATTTTCAAATTGCCATGACAAATACTCGTTTAATGATCTAGTCGCATATCCGTTGGTGTTAGTCCCTATAAAACTTAGTTCCCTACCTGCGTATTCATTAATTTTTTGGTCGATACTATTAATCCCCAATGATGTCCTTAGGTCCAATCCTTTGGCCAAAGTAATATTGGCAAATATATTTCCAAGCACAGTATTGGTTTTTAGGTATCTCTTGTATTCTTCTGCAACCCTTACTGGATTGGGACCACCTTCCATACCCGGATAATCTGCATTACTGGCCCATGTACCATCAGGGTACTTAACTGGAATAATAGGTATATTTTCTATCATATTCCTTCCTACCCATGAAGCGTGTATAACCCTTTCGTTTTGATTATTATAACTTAAACTACCACCAACCTTTAACCAATCCTTAATGTTGGAGTCAAAAACAAATCGCCCGGAATATCTCTTTAACCAAGAATCCTTCATGATACCCTCTTCGTTCATGTAGCCTAAAAAGGCCCCATAACTTCCATTCTCATTTCCTCCTGTAAAAGATAATTGATGATTCTGGGTAAATGCCGGTCTGGTAACTTCATCCTGCCAGTCCGTATCGTATATTGGATCTCCATTTGCATCGAACAATCTTGGATCGTTCCTTTTTAAGGCAGGATCGGTATATTTACCGTTTGCAAAACCAACGGCATCATACTTTTCTGCGTTCTGGTAAGCAACTTCCTCGATCATTAAGAATTCCTCGGAGTTGAGTACCCCTACTTTTTTGGCGAGCGTACCCAAACTGTAATAACTGTCATAACTAATTCTACCACCTGCATTGCTTCCTCTTTTAGTAGTAACCAAAACAACCCCGTTGGCCCCCCTTGAACCATAAATAGCGGTGGCCGAGGCATCTTTTAACACTTCGACAGAAGCAATATCATTTGGATTGATATAATCGATAGGAGTGCTGTTGTCTGCAAGGCCTGTTGAAACCAATATAACCCCATCTACAACGTACAAAGGATCATTGGCAAGACTTACGGAGGAATTTCCTCGGATTCTTATATTGGATTTACCCCCTGGTCTACCAGAATTAATGGAAACGCTAACCCCGGGCATTTTACCGGATAATGATTGTGTAAGGTTTGAAGTCGGCCGCTCTTGAAGCTCTTCCGAAGAGACAGAACCTACAGCACCCGTTAAATCACTTTTCTTTTGGGTTCCGTACCCTATCAGTACTACTTCATCCAATCCTGCAGCACTTTCTTCCAAACTGACCGCAATAGTCGTTTTTCCATTTAGAGCAATTTCCTTGGTAGCATACCCTATATAAGACACCACAAGAGTTGCATTTTCATTGGCTACCTCAATGGTAAAATTACCATCAAAATCGGCAGTAACACCATTGGAAGTCCCTTTTTCAACGATATTGGCCCCTGGTAAGGGAACACCATCGGCATCCGTTATTACACCGGAAACCTGAAATTGAAATGAGCTTAACTCTTTTGTTGGCTCAACACCCATAATCAAGGACGATAATTCAGAATTAGATTTCTTTGAAAGTATTACTTGTCGGTCATAAGTCTTGTAACTGATATTGGTATTGGCGAAAAGCAAGGCCAACACCTCCGATATTTTTCTTTTTTTGATGCGTAAAGTTACTTTTCGATCCAGATCTATCTGTGCACTCTCATATAAAAACCGAAACTCAGATATTGCTTCTATTTCACTAAAAACCTGTTCTACTGGAACATTATCTAGTTCTAAGGTTATTTTGGTGCCTTGGGCGTAGGTATTTGCCTGAATCTCAAATAACGAAACTATAAGTAAAAAGGTGGTCAGTTTCATCTTCAAGTCGAATTTAGGGAATTGCCAATACGTCAATACCCCCATAAATTTATTTTTCATAATTTTGGTTTGATTAAATGATTTTGAAAAGGTCGTTTGATTATTAGTTCTTAAATCGGGAAATGGTCTCAAGCATTTTCCGATTTTTTTTTTGAACTTCTATATTACATTCAAAAAGTTATGGCATACACAATTGGTTTATTTGGTTAATATTAGTCTATAGTTATCTTTCCGTTTTTTATAGTGTATTGAAAAGAATGTAGCTCCCCAATAGATTTCATTACATCGTCTATGCTCTCAATGTCCACATGAAACCGTGCATTTAAAATCTTCCCGCTCAGAGGTTCATTATTATTTTCAATGACCACATTATAACTACGCTCCAGCTTTTTGGCCATATCCAAAAAGCTAATGTCTCTAAAAACCAGTTCCCCCTTAATCCAACCTGTATAAAGATCTACATCTACTTTCTCTTCATGTGTATCATGGGATACCCTGTTCCAAGCCCCCTTAGTTCCCGGAACTAACACCAATTGATCTTCCGGTCTTAGGGAATTGCTCATACTAACAGATCCCTCTACCAAAACTGTCTTGATTTCGGTGTCCTCTTTATAGGAAGAAAAATTAAATTCGGTTCCCAAAACCTCTACATCCACTTGATCGGAATGTACCACGAATGGATGGTTCTTATCTTTGGCAACCTTAAAATAAGCTTCACCTTCAATAAATACTTCCCTCTTACCTGTGTTTAGGAACTTTACAGGATATTTTATTTTTGTTCCGGAATTCAAATGCACCAAAGTGCCATCTGAAAGCTCTACTTCAAATATTTTCCCAAACGGTATCTCCAATTCATTATAAACCAGATCTTTAATTTCAGAGTCGGTATTATAGCTTATACGGTTACCTGTCTGTATCCCCAATACTTTTCCTGAAGAAGAAACTATCTGCTGGCTATCTCCCTCTTTAATTACTTTGACATTATCCTCTCCAATTTTGAGCTTTATGGTAGATTCAGTGATGGGCAATACATCAACCGAGGGATTTTGCCGAAACATCATATAGCCCAACATTGTGACGCCAACAAAAATTGCCGCATATTTTAGTATAGGTCGCCAAAATGGAAATTTTTGTTTTTTGGGAACCATGGCCCTTTCCATAAACAAGTGCCACTCGGCATCCGTATCCATTTCTTCTAAAAACACCAAAGCCTCTGACACCAGATTCTCATGGAAAAGAGTATTGACAATCTCCTTCTCATCATGGGTAAGATGTTGAAGGACATCAACCTCTATTTGACCGGATTGTTCAATACTTGCCAAAACAGATTTCAACTTTTGCATAAGGCTTATTTGTGGTTCTTTTTTATAAGTTGTCCTGAGCTGTTAATAGGGTGACAGATATTTATATTTTTTTTAGAATTTGATAAATATTTATGACAAATGAAATTAAATTAGTATAATTGACGATACTATTTAACCAATTACACAATTCACCAGACATTAATTGGGCAATAAAGTCCTATATGACCATGACCAAAACCAAGAAAAATTGCACCCAGGAAATGGAGAAGCTCTTTAAAGAGCATTTTCCTATGTTGTGCCTAATCGCTTTTGGAATTGTCAAGGATAAGGACACGGCCAAAGATATCGTACAAGAATTTTATATCTCTTACTGGCAACGAAGGGAAACGGTTTCCATAACCATCTCCTTTAAGGCGTATGCCATTAAGGCAGTAAAAAACTTGAGCTTACAGTCTTTGGATAAAGCTAAAAAAGAAAAATCGCTGCTTCAGAGTCTTGCCTCACCTAAATACGAAGATCCGGAAGATATGGCTGTTTCCCATACCAATGGGAAAATACAGGCACTTCTGAACGAGCTTCCAGAAAGTCGAAAACAAATTTTTATTTCCGCGATTATCAATGGGCAGAGTTACGCTGAAATAGCGGAAACCAAAGGAATTTCCATTAATACGGTAAAAACCCAAATGAAAAGGGCTTACGCATTTTTAAGATCAGAGGCCACAGAAAATTTGTTAAACATTTTTATTTATACTGCCTTTATTTCTCTTCTAATAACAAAGTGAAATTATAGAAAAGAAGGTGTAACGTGGCTTAGCCATGAATGCCTAATCCAAAAATTGATACCTAGTCGGTCGTTACTTTACTACCCCACCAGTCTTCGTTGGGCTCAAAATCTTTGGACAAGAATTTTAGTCGTTCAGCTTCCAAAGCCGGCCAACTTTCGTTTACAATTCGATCATGTCGCTTTTGTGCCAGTTTGGCATTGTATTCAGGATCTTCTGACGGCATATTGGCCCCTACCTCCTTAAGCCATTCATGAAGCTTTTTGCTTAACTTTTTGGCAATATTAGGATATTGTGCTATTACATTGGACTGCTCCCCTGCATCCTTAGCCAAGTCATAAAGTTCTTGGCTCCCATCTTCCCAGTAATGGATAAGTTTCCAGTTTTCTTCGCGTATAATTGACGATGGATTTCCGCCTTGATTGCCATAATGGGGATAATGCCAAAACAAAGGTCTAACAACATCCATTTTCTTACCTTCCAAAATAGTTTTTAGACTTATACCATCTATATGTTGTTCCGATAAGGCATCAATATTGGCCAAATCCAAGATTGTCGGGTAAAAATCGGTACCTATAACCGGAAAATCGCTTTCCGAGCCTCCATTTTGTAGCCAGGGTACTTTAATAAAATAAGGTTCCCGAATACCACCTTCCCATTGATATCCTTTGCCTCCCCTTAAAGGAAGATTACTGGTGGAAAAAGAATCCCCCGAGGCCACTCCACCGTTATCGGATGTAAAGATCACAATTGTATTGTCCTCAAGTCCGGTATCCTTTAATGCCTGAAGCACCACTCCTACAGCATCGTCCATGCTTTCTACAAGCCCGGCATAAATAGGATTATCCTGTACCTGTCTAATAGGTAGGACCCGCTCCATTTTATAACCATTTTCGGCTATGCCCAATGCTTCAGCCTTGCCCCTATATTTGTTCCATTTTTCTTGGGTGGTCTGAATTGGCCCATGTACTGCATAAAAGGAAAGAAAAGCGAAAAAAGTGGAATCCTTATGCTGTTTAATAAAATCTGCGGTTTCGACACCCAAGCGCATACTAAGATTCTCCCCATCAACTTTATTGGGCAATGCCGGATTGTCCCAAGGCGAAAAGTAACCTCCCATAGGACTTCCCTTCTCCCATCCGCCTTTATTGATTTCAAATCCATGATCCTCGGGATAAGATCCTTCAGACCCCAAATGCCATTTACCAGCAAAGAAGGTTTTATACCCCTCCTTCTTCATGGCCTCTGCGATGGTCACATCATTCGCCGGTAGGCTATGTACGTAGTCGGCGGGAAGCAATTTGTCATGACGATTATGGGAACGCCATGCAGTTCCGGATGCAGCTCCTATCCAGTCCGTAATTCCGTGTCTTGCCGTAAATTTACCGGTCATGATACTGGCCCTAGACGGACTACAAACACGGCTGGCAGCATAACCTTGCGTAAACACCATACCTTCTTTTGCCAATGAATCAATATTTGGTGTCTCATAATAACTACTTCCGGTTATACCAAGGTCTACCAAACCCAGATCATCGACCAATATAAAAACTACATTGGGTTTTTGTTTTGGGCTTTCCGGCTGTTGTTGACAGCCAAATAATAAAAATCCTAGAATAAGACAATAGCTAATATTGGATAAAGGCATGTACAAGCGTATTTCTTATGATATTAGTACTTATTAAGGCAAGGGTTTCACCATAATATCCTTGTAATAAACAATACTTTTGGGATCATGGCCTTGTAATGCAAATGTTCCTCCTTTAAGAACCCTGTGCTGGCGTTCACCTTCTGCACGTTTAGGATTTTCTGGTTCCGTATAATCTACCACCACAATATCGTTTATCTTTATTATAATTCTTTTGCCTTCCACTTTAATATATTCGGTATACCATTCATCATCGCCCACATAAGTTTCTATAACATTTACGATGTCGTATAAACTACCTGTTCGTTTCCAATCACTTTGTGAATTATTCACTTGCACCTCATAACCATATACTGGCCAACTGGCCTCTTGGTAGCGGGTATGTATATAAATACCCGAATTGGAGCCAGGCTTGGTCATCACTGAGGCCTTGAATTCAAAATTGTCAAAATCATGGTTTTCAACATCACCTATATAAAATAAATGTGCTTTGGGCCCCTCTACTTTAATAGCCCCGTCCTCTATGGAAAAGGTTTGGGCATTTTCACCTACTTTCCATCCATCCAAATTTTTACCATTGAACAAGGAAATCCAACCCTCATTGTTTTTATCACCCCCGGTTTGCCCTGTAATTGTATTCAAAATTCCTAGGCAGAATACTAGGCTCATTAGATATGCGAAACTATTTTTCATTTTGCCGATTATTTTAGAAGAGACAAGATATTAAAAAATGGGTTACTCAAAAGATATTGTTGGAACTAATTTTGGGAGGTTGTGCGTTTATTGCTGTAATAACCTAAAGGTCAATTTATTTCGGGTAGCAATTGTTCAATTTGAAAATGTACCAATTATTCAATGTAGCAATGTATCAATTGGATAATTTGAAGATGAGACAATTTGATGATTTGAAAATGTGGAAATCCCATTAATACGGAAATGTGGTGATTGTTCGATCTACCAATATAGCAATCGATCAGTAAAACAATTAGGCAATTTGAAGATGGAGCTACGATGTAATAATTATTCAATGTAGCAATGTATCAATTGGATAATTTGAAGATGAGACAATTTGATGATTTGAAGATGTGGAAATTCCATTAATACGGAAATGTGGTGATTGTTCGATCTACCAATATAGCAATTGGTCAATATATCAATTGTTTAATTTGGAAATTTGACAATTGATTGATTTGAAGATGGAGCTACGATGTAATAATTGTTCAATGTAGCAATGTATCAGTTGGATAATTTGAAGATGAGACAATTTGATGATTTGAAAATGTTGAATTTTTCTTAGTACAGCCATGGATCAATTAAAAAATGTACCAATGGACCAATTTGTAAATGGGACAATCTGTTGATTTGAAAATGTAGAAATTCCGCAATAGGGGTGGTTGCTGGAACTGATCACTGCTGCTGCGCAAAGACTCGTGGTCTTGTACGCTGCTGCGCAAAGTCTCCCGACTTTGAGCTCTCTTCCCTTGCAGGGGCGTGCCCATGCTGGGTTTAGTGCAAAAAAAAGCACCTACCGTAAAACGGTAAGTGCTTTCAAAAAAAGGCGGCGGCCTATTAGTGACTGCCCGATACTGCAAGCTTGGCGAAGCAGGAACGGCTGCAGGAACCAATCACGCCATCGGCGTGCCTATTTGGATATATTGCAAAAAAAAATCCCCCCATCGTAAGATGAAGGGACTTCAAAAAAAGGCGGCGGCCTACTCTCCCACTTGGTGTAGCAGTACCATCGGCGCAGACGGGCTTAACTTCCCTGTTCGGAATGGTAAGGGGTGGGCCCCGTCGCCATGGCCACCTAAAACTGTCAGTGTTTTTCCATAACCCTTGGGCCATGGTCTGCCCGAACTGCATTGCAGGGCGGGCCACCTAAAAACTTCTATACTTTAATGTCCGGTACCCTACAGCGGGTGCTGAGCGTAGCCGAAGCATGACATAATAATGGGACAGGGCGGCCTTTTCGGTCGCACTTATGTAAGGTAATCTACAAGAGACGTGTTGTTAAAAAAAGGTTTGTTGCGCCCCGCGGTTTCCCGCGGGACGGCGTTTGCGCAAGCCAACGGGCAATTAGTACCACTCGGCTACGGACATTGCTGCCCTTCCACCTATGGCCTATCGACGTGGTCATCTCCCACGGCCCTTTAAAGAAATCTCATCTTGTGGCGGGTTTCGCGCTTATATGCTTTCAGCGCTTATCCCATCCCGACATAGCTACCCAGCAATGCCCCTGGCGGGACAACTGGTGCACCAGCGGTCGGTCCAACCCGGTCCTCTCGTACTAGGGTCAGGTCCACTCAAATTTCTAACGCCCGCAGTAGATAGAGACCGAACTGTCTCACGACGTTCTGAACCCAGCTCGCGTGCCACTTTAATGGGCGAACAGCCCAACCCTTGGGACCTTCTCCAGCCCCAGGATGTGACGAGCCGACATCGAGGTGCCAAACCCCCCCGTCGATATGAGCTCTTGGGGGAGATCAGCCTGTTATCCCCGGCGTACCTTTTATCCTTTGAGCGATGGCCCTTCCATGCGGAACCACCGGATCACTATGCTCTACTTTCGTACCTGGTCGACCTGTATGTCTCTCAGTCAAGCGCCCTTGTGCCATTGCACTCTGCACACGATTGCCAACCGTATTGAGGGCACCTTTAGAAGCCTCCGTTACTCTTTTGGAGGCGACCACCCCAGTCAAACTACCCACCACGCACTGTCCTCCCATTAGGGAGTTAGGCCCCGGACAAACAAAGGCTGGTATTTCAACAATGACTCCACCACACCTGGCGATGCAGCTTCAAAGTCTCCCAGCTATCCTACACATTGGTTGCCCAAGGTCAATACGAAGCTATAGTAAAGGTGCACGGGGTCTTTTCGTCCCACTGCGGGTAACCGGCATCTTCACCGATACTACAATTTCACCGAGCTCATGGCCGAGACAGTGTCCAGATCGTTGCACCATTCGTGCAGGTCGGAACTTACCCGACAAGGAATTTCGCTACCTTAGGACCGTTATAGTTACGGCCGCCGTTTACTGGGGCTTCAATTCAATGCTTCTCCTTGCGAATGACATCTCCTCTTAACCTTCCAGCACCGGGCAGGTGTCAGGCCCTATACTTCATCTCTCGATTTTGCAGAGCCCTGTGTTTTTGATAAACAGTCGCCTGGACCTCTTCACTGCGGCCACGCTAGAAGCGTGGCGACCCTTCTCCCGAAGTTACGGGTCTATTTTGCCTAGTTCCTTAGCCATGAATCTCTCGAGCGCCTTAGAATACTCATCCCAACCACCTGTGTCGGTTTGCGGTACGGGCTGCTTCACTTGGTTTTCTCGGAGGATGTTAAGCTGGATTATCACCTTGGCCGGAGCCTCAGTGTACTATCGGGGCGTCACCGCTCCCTTCAACGTACTATTCCGTCAGTACGCACCAACGCCACATCCCCGTCACTTTTAATGTGAGCAGGTACAGAAATATTAATCTGTTGTCCATCCACTGCCCCTTTCGGGTTCGTGTTAGGTCCCGACTGACCCCCAGCTGATTAGCATAGCTGGGGAAACCTTGGTCTTTCGGCGTGCGGGTTTCTCGCCCGCATTATCGTTACTTATGCCTACATTTTCGTTTGTAGCTCCTCCAGCAACCCTTACAGATCGCCTTCAGCGGCACTACAATGCTCCCCTACCCCTCTGTACCGAGTACAGAAGTCACAGCTTCGGTGATATGCTTATGCCCGATTATTATCCATGCGGAACCGCTCGACCAGTGAGCTGTTACGCACTCTTTAAATGAATGGCTGCTTCCAAGCCAACATCCTGGCTGTCAGTGCAGTTCCACCGCGTTATATCAACTTAGCATATACTTTGGGACCTTAGCTGGTGATCTGGGTTCTTTCCCTCTCGGACATGGACCTTAGCACCCATGCCCTCACTGCGCACAATCATTTCATAGCATTCGGAGTTTGTCAGGAATTGGTAGGCGGTGAAGCCCCCGCATCCAATCAGTAGCTCTACCTCTATAAAACTATGTACACGCTGCACCTAAATGCATTTCGGGGAGTACGAGCTATTTCCGAGTTTGATTGGCCTTTCACCCCTACCCACAGGTCATCCCAAGACTTTTCAACGTCAACGGGTTCGGTCCTCCACTGTGTGTTACCACAGCTTCAACCTGCCCATGGGTAGATCACACGGTTTCGCGTCTACTACTACTGACTATGGCGCCCTGTTCAGACTCGCTTTCGCTACGGATCCGCACCTGAAGTGCTTAACCTTGCCAGTAAAAGTAACTCGTAGGCTCATTATGCAAAAGGCACGCCGTCATCCCGCCGAGGCGGGACTCCGACCGCTTGTAGGCGTATGGTTTCAGGATCTTTTTCACTCCCTTGTTCAGGGTTCTTTTCACCTTTCCCTCACGGTACTGGTTCACTATCGGTCTCTCAGGAGTATTTAGTCTTGGCGGATGGTCCCGCCGGATTCACACAGGGTTTCACGTGCCCCGCGCTACTCAGGATACCACTATGGATAACGTCCTTTGCCTGTACCGGGCTATCACCGTCTACGGCCCCTCTTTCCAAAGGGTTCCAGTTCATCGCGCATCCAATATCGTGGTCCTACAACCCCACAAATGCCGAAACAGTTATGGTTTGGACTAATCCGCTTTCGCTCGCCACTACTCACGGAATCACTTTTGTTTTCTCCTCCTCCGGCTACTTAGATGTTTCAGTTCACCGGGTTTGCCTCCCTTACGGGATACCATACCTTCAATATGGTGGGTTGCCCCATTCGGATACCTGCGGATCATATCGTATGTGCCGATCCCCGCAGCTTTTCGCAGCTTATCGCGTCCTTCTTCGCCTCTGAGAGCCTAGGCATTCCCCATACGCCCTTATCCAGCTTGTCGCCAGACCTTTATGTTATTCGCGGGCCCAAATTCCGCGGCAGCGTCCTAAGGGCCCTCTCTCGTATTCTTGTACTTTACTTTACTTTTGTGTTTCTTTTTCAGCGTACGCAAAGACCTGAATCTTTTGCGCACCCTGTCCCAATATGTCAATGAACGTTTATCAGTCCGCAGTAACGGTATCCAGACAGCAGTACAAAACTGCTTACTGTAAACCGATTTCTGTTTACTGTTTTGTGGAGAATATCGGAGTCGAACCGATGACCTCCTGCGTGCAAGGCAGGCGCTCTAGCCAGCTGAGCTAATCCCCCGTTTTCCTATAAGTCGGCAGTTGCCAGTCAATAGTCGGCAGGTTTCCCAACTTCTAGAATTTCCAATACTTCAATCTTAATGAACGTTTCAAAACTTTAAACTTTTAAACTTAAAACCTTGAACTTGCAGCATCGCTGCATCGTAGTCTCAGGCAGACTCGAACTGCCGACCTCTACATTATCAGTGTAGCGCTCTAACCAGCTGAGCTATGAGACTCACTATAGTTTTTTATGTTGTAAAAACAGAAATCGAAAAAACGGGCCCTTGAAAAAGCCGACATGGGCAAATTCTCTAGAAAGGAGGTGTTCCAGCCGCACCTTCCGGTACGGCTACCTTGTTACGACTTAGCCCTAGTTACCGATCTTGCCCTAGGCCGCTCCTTGCGGTGACGGACTTCAGGCACTCCCGGCTTCCATGGCTTGACGGGCGGTGTGTACAAGGCCCGGGAACGTATTCACCGGATCATGGCTGATATCCGATTACTAGCGATTCCAGCTTCACGGGGTCGAGTTGCAGACCCCGATCCGAACTGTGACCGGTTTTATAGATTCGCTCCTGGTTGCCCAGTGGCTGCTCTCTGTACCGGCCATTGTAGCACGTGTGTGGCCCAGGACGTAAGGGCCGTGATGATTTGACGTCATCCCCACCTTCCTCGCGGTTTGCACCGGCAGTCCCGTTAGAGTC is from Arenibacter algicola and encodes:
- a CDS encoding 3-keto-disaccharide hydrolase — encoded protein: MKNSFAYLMSLVFCLGILNTITGQTGGDKNNEGWISLFNGKNLDGWKVGENAQTFSIEDGAIKVEGPKAHLFYIGDVENHDFDNFEFKASVMTKPGSNSGIYIHTRYQEASWPVYGYEVQVNNSQSDWKRTGSLYDIVNVIETYVGDDEWYTEYIKVEGKRIIIKINDIVVVDYTEPENPKRAEGERQHRVLKGGTFALQGHDPKSIVYYKDIMVKPLP
- a CDS encoding TonB-dependent receptor, with amino-acid sequence MKNKFMGVLTYWQFPKFDLKMKLTTFLLIVSLFEIQANTYAQGTKITLELDNVPVEQVFSEIEAISEFRFLYESAQIDLDRKVTLRIKKRKISEVLALLFANTNISYKTYDRQVILSKKSNSELSSLIMGVEPTKELSSFQFQVSGVITDADGVPLPGANIVEKGTSNGVTADFDGNFTIEVANENATLVVSYIGYATKEIALNGKTTIAVSLEESAAGLDEVVLIGYGTQKKSDLTGAVGSVSSEELQERPTSNLTQSLSGKMPGVSVSINSGRPGGKSNIRIRGNSSVSLANDPLYVVDGVILVSTGLADNSTPIDYINPNDIASVEVLKDASATAIYGSRGANGVVLVTTKRGSNAGGRISYDSYYSLGTLAKKVGVLNSEEFLMIEEVAYQNAEKYDAVGFANGKYTDPALKRNDPRLFDANGDPIYDTDWQDEVTRPAFTQNHQLSFTGGNENGSYGAFLGYMNEEGIMKDSWLKRYSGRFVFDSNIKDWLKVGGSLSYNNQNERVIHASWVGRNMIENIPIIPVKYPDGTWASNADYPGMEGGPNPVRVAEEYKRYLKTNTVLGNIFANITLAKGLDLRTSLGINSIDQKINEYAGRELSFIGTNTNGYATRSLNEYLSWQFENYLTYQKEIAEIHSLTGLLGISWQHVNSSSFSAGSQNFSDDFFSYDNLGAGSVVRTPSSSAYAYGLNSYFGRINYGLLNKYLLTVTGRVDGSSKFGATNKYAFFPSAALAWKVSEENFMRESSLISNLKLRTSYGVTGNSEIPAYGALSGLGNYAYVVNNSIVNGIGIDRLANPNLQWEKTEQVDAGIELGLFNGRVSMEADVYRKLTTDMLLNSPVPTSSGYASVFRNIGSMENKGFEFSLNTKNIINTDFSWETDFNIAMNKNKVVALSGGSDIFSSRTIIREGEPVGSFFGLVHLGTWGTDEEAEAAKYFRLPGDVKIEDRNNDGVINQADRTIIGKGIPDGYGSFINTFRYKNFELLVDLQFQYGNDIMYITTRPQENRQGIANSLSTVLNGWTPDNQDTPIAQWRPVSAGYDNLDTSHMIQDGSFIRGRNLLLGYNFPSEMTEKIKLNRLKVYTSAQNFFVSTKYQGYDPEVQTSDNTFGQGEVNFDQYPKPRVFMIGLNATF
- a CDS encoding RNA polymerase sigma-70 factor yields the protein MTMTKTKKNCTQEMEKLFKEHFPMLCLIAFGIVKDKDTAKDIVQEFYISYWQRRETVSITISFKAYAIKAVKNLSLQSLDKAKKEKSLLQSLASPKYEDPEDMAVSHTNGKIQALLNELPESRKQIFISAIINGQSYAEIAETKGISINTVKTQMKRAYAFLRSEATENLLNIFIYTAFISLLITK
- a CDS encoding FecR family protein, whose amino-acid sequence is MQKLKSVLASIEQSGQIEVDVLQHLTHDEKEIVNTLFHENLVSEALVFLEEMDTDAEWHLFMERAMVPKKQKFPFWRPILKYAAIFVGVTMLGYMMFRQNPSVDVLPITESTIKLKIGEDNVKVIKEGDSQQIVSSSGKVLGIQTGNRISYNTDSEIKDLVYNELEIPFGKIFEVELSDGTLVHLNSGTKIKYPVKFLNTGKREVFIEGEAYFKVAKDKNHPFVVHSDQVDVEVLGTEFNFSSYKEDTEIKTVLVEGSVSMSNSLRPEDQLVLVPGTKGAWNRVSHDTHEEKVDVDLYTGWIKGELVFRDISFLDMAKKLERSYNVVIENNNEPLSGKILNARFHVDIESIDDVMKSIGELHSFQYTIKNGKITID
- a CDS encoding sulfatase produces the protein MPLSNISYCLILGFLLFGCQQQPESPKQKPNVVFILVDDLGLVDLGITGSSYYETPNIDSLAKEGMVFTQGYAASRVCSPSRASIMTGKFTARHGITDWIGAASGTAWRSHNRHDKLLPADYVHSLPANDVTIAEAMKKEGYKTFFAGKWHLGSEGSYPEDHGFEINKGGWEKGSPMGGYFSPWDNPALPNKVDGENLSMRLGVETADFIKQHKDSTFFAFLSFYAVHGPIQTTQEKWNKYRGKAEALGIAENGYKMERVLPIRQVQDNPIYAGLVESMDDAVGVVLQALKDTGLEDNTIVIFTSDNGGVASGDSFSTSNLPLRGGKGYQWEGGIREPYFIKVPWLQNGGSESDFPVIGTDFYPTILDLANIDALSEQHIDGISLKTILEGKKMDVVRPLFWHYPHYGNQGGNPSSIIREENWKLIHYWEDGSQELYDLAKDAGEQSNVIAQYPNIAKKLSKKLHEWLKEVGANMPSEDPEYNAKLAQKRHDRIVNESWPALEAERLKFLSKDFEPNEDWWGSKVTTD